The Sphingomonas sp. KR3-1 genomic interval TCTGCACGATCGAGCCGAACGTCGGCAACGTCGCGGTGCCCGATGCGCGGCTCGACAAGCTGGCCGCGATCGCGGGCTCGCAGAAGATCATCGAGACGCAGCTCGGCTTCGTCGACATCGCCGGGCTGGTGCGCGGCGCGAGCAAGGGCGAAGGGCTGGGCAACCAGTTCCTCGGCAACATCCGCGAGGTCGACGCGGTCGTCCACGTCCTGCGCTGCTTCGAGAATGACGACATCCAGCATGTCGACAACAAGGTCGATCCGATCGCCGATGCCGAGACCGTCGAGACCGAGCTGATGCTCTCGGACCTCGAGAGCCTCGAGAAGCGCGTGCCCAACTTCCAGAAGAAGGCGGCGCAGGGCGACAAGGACGCCAAGGTCGCGGCGAGCGTGCTCGGCCAGGCGCTCGACCTGCTGCGCGACGGCAAGCCGGCGCGGCTGACCGTGCCGCGGGACGCCGACGAGGAGCGCGTGTTCCGCCAGGCGCAGTTGCTCACCTCCAAGCCCGTCCTCTATGTGTGCAACGTCAACGAGGAGGATGCCGCCAACGGCAACGAGCTCTCCGCCAAGGTGTTCGCCAAGGCCGCGGCCGAGGGCGCCGAGGCGGTGGTCGTCTCCGCCGCGATCGAGGCCGATATCGCGACGATGCCGGCCGAGGACCGCGGCGAGTTCCTCGCCGAGCTCGGGCTCGAGCAGACCGGCCTCGCCCGCGTGATCACCGCCGGCTACAAGCTGCTCCATTTGCTGACCTTCTTTACCGTCGGCCCCAAGGAAGCGCGCGCCTGGACGGTGCATGAAGGCGCCAGCGCGCCCGAGGCGGCGGGCGTGATCCATGGCGACTTCGAGAAGGGCTTCATCCGCGCCGAGACGATCGCCTATGCCGATTACGTCACGCTGGGCGGCGAAGCGCGGGCACGCGAGGCGGGCAAGCTGCGCGCCGAGGGCAAGGCCTATATCGTCCAGGACGGCGACGTGATGCACTTCCTGCACAGCAACTGAGGCGTTCGGCCGCGCCGGTACGCGGCTAGCGGATGTCGTGCGCGGCCAGCCAGGCGCTGGTCGCGGGCATGGCGTGCTCCTTCGCGGTCACCGGCAGCGTCTTGCCCTCGTCCTTGCCATGCGGATCGGCGCCGGCCTCGAGCAAGGTCAGCACAATCAGGTCGGACCAGCTGGAAAAGGCCGGGCTGTTGCCCTTCTTGTTCTTCACATCGGCGCGAACGCCCGACGCGAGCAACGCGGCGAGCAGGTCGGGATCCCCGACACCGTAGATCACCGTCTCGCCTTCCGCGTCGCGCGCATCGGGATCGGTGCCGAGCGTGATCAGGGCGCGGACCAGTGGGCCGCGATCCGCGAGATCGCTGCACGCATAGGGCGCGCGGGCGACGTGGAGCGCGGTGCTGCCGCCGTTGAGATAGCCGAAATCCTCGTTCGCCGGCATGCGGGCGTTGGGATCGACACCGGCGGCAATCATCGCCTTCGCCACGGCGGGATCGCAGCCGCCGGCGGTTTCGGCGAAGAGCGCGGCGCGCCTGGCCGCGGGCATCTTCGCCAGCCAACCGCGCTCGATCAGCGCCAGCGCCAACCTGGGCTGGCCGCGGCGCAGCGTGCCTTCAAGCAGCTTCAGGCCGAGCTGCTCCGCTTTGGGAGGATAGCCGCTCCTGACCATGCGATCGAGCGGCATGCCGGCGGCCAGCAGGCCGAGCACCAGCGCATCGCCATCGGAGCCGTGCGCACCTAGCGCGAGATCGGCGGCGGCGGGCGATCGGGGATCGAAGCCCTCGGCGAGCAGGGCCGGAAGCGTGGTCGCATCGCCCTTCACCCACCGGGCGCTGCCCGACACGCGATCGACTTCCTTCTCCAATGCGGTCACCGCCTCCGGCATGTCTACCATCTGGCCGACATAGTCGATGACTTCCATAGCCTGCCCGCCGGTCGAGAAGCGCAGCGTGTAGGCGGGGTTGTCGGTGATCGACGCCTCATATGCCTTTTTCAGCCCGAAGAAGCGCGCGGCGCGGAACTGCTCGATCAGCCCGTCCAGCGCGGCGCGATCGATCTTCGCGCGATGCACGCCGGCGACAAGCGCGCCGTTCGGGTTGAAGAGCTGGTGGACCGCGCCGGCCCCGTCCTCCTTGACTCCGCTGGCGTAGGTCACCGTGCCATCGCCGGTGATCGACACCCTGTAGACCGGGCAAGGGCCGTAGCAGGCGCCGCGGGTCAGCTCGATGCGCAGCGTAGCATAGTCGATCGCGGGGAACGCCGCCTGCGGATCGGCCCAGGCCGGCTCGAACCGGTAATAGACCTGCAGGTCCGCCATCGCCGCCACCGGGCGGCCGCGATAGGCGAAGGGGCGGAAGGTCCATTGTCGCGCCGCGGCGATCGCCGGGGCGGGATCGAAATCGCCGGACCGATCCTCCGCACGGGCATCTGTGACCTTGCCCCCGGTATCGATGGTGACGCGGATGCCGACCTGCCCCGCATAGCCCTGCAGCTTCGCGGCGGGGACAGCGATCGTGGTGCTGCCGGAAAGGCGATGCGCCTCGACCACCTCGCTCGGGAAGCCGATCACCTGCGGATCGGGCACGGTCTGGG includes:
- the ychF gene encoding redox-regulated ATPase YchF, coding for MGFRCGIVGLPNVGKSTLFNALTETAAAQAANYPFCTIEPNVGNVAVPDARLDKLAAIAGSQKIIETQLGFVDIAGLVRGASKGEGLGNQFLGNIREVDAVVHVLRCFENDDIQHVDNKVDPIADAETVETELMLSDLESLEKRVPNFQKKAAQGDKDAKVAASVLGQALDLLRDGKPARLTVPRDADEERVFRQAQLLTSKPVLYVCNVNEEDAANGNELSAKVFAKAAAEGAEAVVVSAAIEADIATMPAEDRGEFLAELGLEQTGLARVITAGYKLLHLLTFFTVGPKEARAWTVHEGASAPEAAGVIHGDFEKGFIRAETIAYADYVTLGGEARAREAGKLRAEGKAYIVQDGDVMHFLHSN
- a CDS encoding DUF6438 domain-containing protein, which encodes MNPFRLGLLAPLALLLSAQTVPDPQVIGFPSEVVEAHRLSGSTTIAVPAAKLQGYAGQVGIRVTIDTGGKVTDARAEDRSGDFDPAPAIAAARQWTFRPFAYRGRPVAAMADLQVYYRFEPAWADPQAAFPAIDYATLRIELTRGACYGPCPVYRVSITGDGTVTYASGVKEDGAGAVHQLFNPNGALVAGVHRAKIDRAALDGLIEQFRAARFFGLKKAYEASITDNPAYTLRFSTGGQAMEVIDYVGQMVDMPEAVTALEKEVDRVSGSARWVKGDATTLPALLAEGFDPRSPAAADLALGAHGSDGDALVLGLLAAGMPLDRMVRSGYPPKAEQLGLKLLEGTLRRGQPRLALALIERGWLAKMPAARRAALFAETAGGCDPAVAKAMIAAGVDPNARMPANEDFGYLNGGSTALHVARAPYACSDLADRGPLVRALITLGTDPDARDAEGETVIYGVGDPDLLAALLASGVRADVKNKKGNSPAFSSWSDLIVLTLLEAGADPHGKDEGKTLPVTAKEHAMPATSAWLAAHDIR